GGCAAAGGCGGAACAGGAAAATCCACAGTATCTGTAAACCTTGCATACACACTTGCATTAAAAGAAAAAGTAGTACTTGCAGACTGTGATGTTGAGGAACCAAACCTTCATCTCTTCTTTAATGCAGAGGAGACTGAAAAAGAAGTCAGAGTGCCCCTGCCGGCCTTTGATATGGAAAAGTGTACACTCTGTGGGGACTGTGCAAGGTTCTGCAATTACGGTGCTTTAATTGTCGGAAAGGAAAAACTTTTATTCTTAAAAGAGATGTGCCATTCCTGCGGAGGATGCAGAATACTCTGCCCTGCCAGTGCAGTAAGCGAAACAGAAGTGACTATAGGCAGAATTCTCACATCAAAACCAACTGAAAATCTGACCCTTATTACAGGCATACTTAATATTGGTGAGATAAAAGCGCCTGAAGTAATAAAGGATGTCAAAATAACAGCAGAAAAAATACCTGATTCGCAGATAACCATCCTTGATTCCCCGCCGGGTACAGCATGCTCAATGGTTGAAACGGTTGACAGCATCGACTTCAGTATCCTGGTTGCAGAATCAACCCCGTTCGGTATGCATGACATAAAACTCGCCGCAGAGGTTGTAAAGGAGAGAAACATCCCGGCATGTATAGTTATCAACCGGAGTGACGGTCAGGACGGGGCAATTGAAAAACTCTCTGAAGAGATGGGCATACCAATCCTTATGAGAATTCCGTTTGAAAAGGAGATTGCCAGAATACAGGGTAACGGAGAGATACTTTCTGCACATTCTGAGAAATACCGAAGAGAATTTCTGGACCTCTTTGAGAGAATTAAAGAGAACACCGGAGGTACTGCATGAAAAAAATTGCGGTCATAAGCGGCAAGGGCGGAACAGGCAAAACGATCGTAACCGGTGCACTTGCTGATCAGCTCAATGCAAAAATGATAATCTGTGATGCAGATGCAGATGCCTCCAACCTTGACCTGATCCTAAAACCGGAAATTCTCAGGAGAATTCCACATGCCGGTCTGAAAATTGCAGAGATTGACCAGGACAAGTGCATAGGATGTGGAGAATGCTACGAATTCTGCCGCTTTGACTCTGTAATTGACAGAAAAGACGGAACTTACCTTATAGACAGCCTGAAATGTGAGGGATGCGGAGTCTGCGGACTTGTATGCCCGGCAGAATGCATTGAATTAAAGGAGAATATCTGCGGCGAGGTGTTCATATCCAGATCTCCATACGGAACAGTTGTTCATTCAGAACTGAAAGCAGGTTCCGGCGCAACAGGACTCCTGGTTCATGAGATTAAGAAATATGCCCTTGAAGAGGTCACAGATGAAGAATTAATGCTCATAGACGGCCCTCCCGGTATAGGATGCCCTCTTCAGTCCACAATGAGCGGTACTGATTACGCACTTATTGTAACTGAGCCAAGCCAGTCCGGACTGCATGACTTAAAGAGGCTTGTGAAAGTTCTGGAAAAACTTCCGGTTGAGATATTCGCCTGTATAAACAAGGCCGATCTTAATCCTGAAATAACAGAAGAGATTACATCTTATCTCACTGATTCAGAGGTTCCTATGCTTGGAACAATTCCATTCGACAAAAATGTAATTGAATCGGTAAGAAACGGAATTCCGGTTACAAAAACAGATTCACCGGCATCAGATGCAGTAAAAGATATCTGCAATAATTTATCGGAGAAGATACTCTGATGGGAGATGAAAACGAATTCAGGGGAAGGGGCAGAGGCAGACCCAGAAAAATGCGATATATGGATAATACAGGTTCCAGTGAGTATTTTGAACCCACATCCCCCGGCAGAGGGGAGAATGAATTCGTGCGGATCCTTCCCGAAGAGCTTGAATCAATAAGGCTCGTTGATCTTGAAGGAGATAACCAGGAAACAGCAGCATCCAGGATGGGAGTTTCAAGGAGAACACTCTGGAGAGATCTTCATGAGGGCAGACAAAAAGTTGCAGATGCACTCGTAAACAGAAAACTGATAATAATCAGTAATGAAAATATCCATAAGGACAATTATCCCGGCAGGGGCAGATGCAGAAGAAGATTTGATGAATGCCCCTACTATGATGAAGATAATAAACCTGAGAGTGATAAATAATGAAACTTGCTATAGCAAAACAGGGAGAAACTGTATCCGAACATTTCGGACAGTGCGAAGGCTTTATGCTCTTTGTGATCGAAGGCGGAGAGATTAAATCAGAGGAATTTGTGGAGAGTCCGGAGCACAAACCAGGAGTGATTCCTGAATTCCTTGCATCAGTCGGTGTAACGGATGTCATTGCCGGAGGCATGGGCGGAGGCGCTGTAAATATCTTTAACAGCAAAGGAATTAATGTATTCACCGGGATTTCAGGTCCAATCCGGGCAGTTGCTGAAGAGTTTGCAAAAGGCAATATTGAAAGTTCGGGCAGCATATGCAGCCACACCCACAGCCACTAAATCCCAGATTATAACCATAATTAACACTTTTTTTAAGAAAGCGGCCGGAAAGAATAACTGCCGTTCATAAATGCCTGAAAGCTGCTCATAAACCCAAAAAACCCCATAAAAACACCGGCAGCAAAAAATAGCTGAGACAGTTCCAAATCCATAACTAAAGGGATCAGGACTGTCAGAATCTTAGGTACCGGAGGATTTAACCCTGTAATTCCCGGCAGGCACAGTAATCTCAAACCTGACACCTTCACCGGGAACACCGCACTCCCTAAGCGACATACCTGTCATGGATAAAACATTGTGGCTGAGGAATAGTCCATAGCCGGTATTTTTACCAAATCCCTTCAGCATAATCTTATCCTTATCAGCATATAAGATACCACCACCATTATCCTCATAGATAATCTTTAAGAAACCATTCTCTTCTTCAGTGGTGAAACGGATTTCTGTCAGTTTTCCTCCGCCATGGCGCAGAGAGTTTTCAGCAAAATTGTAAAATACCTTTTTTAAGAGATTGTCAGCCAGAATTTCATAGCTCCCAACATCCACAAAGACCTCAGAATCATTTAAATCAAGCAGATATGAGACATCCCAGATGCATGAATCGAGATCCTGCCAGACAGGGGTTGTAATTCCAATCTCCTGATAATCTTTTGTAAATAAAAGCTGATGCTGAATTGTGTTCATCAGAATCTCAATCTTGCTCACCATCTCACTGACATCATCATCTCTTCCTGAAAACTCCCTTATAAGTTCAAGATAACCAAGAACAGCCGTTACCTGATTGAGCACATCATGTCTTGTTACATTGCTCAGGAGATTAAGCTTTGAATTTGCAATGGACAACTGCTCTTCAGCAAGTTTCCTCTGAGTAATATCTCTCTTCGTCTCACGCCGCCCAGCCCAGGTGCCGTCTTCATGATATACCGGCTGACAGTAATGTGATATCCATTTAAGCCCTCCGTCAGGGAGGATAATCCTGAAATCAAAATGAGCCACATCCGTATTGTTCTCGTCAATGCCGGAATAATGATCAATCAGCATCTCAAGATCATCCGGATGGACAATATCATTCATAATCGCCATAGGGTCAGCCATGAATTCTTCCGGTTTATACCCGGTAATTCTCTCACATGAAGGGGAGATATAGATGTAGCTGCTGTCAGGCCCAACCCATGACTCCCAGTCATAGGTGTAATCTGCAAGCGTTCTCATCATCTCCTCATTCCCCCTGAGTGCCTCCTCCATTCTTGTACGTCTGCTTATATCCAGAATTACACCAACAATCCCGGCTACAGAACCGTCAGGATTATGAAGTGCAGTCTTTGAGAACATCACATCAATGATCTCCCCCTCTGAATTATTGATCTTATGCTCATACTGCTGAAGATGAGGGTTGTCAATGATCTCTTTATCTCTGACCGAATATAGGTCTGCAAGGTCATCATTGAAGAAATCATGGATATTCCTGCCTAAGATCTCCTCTTTTGAAAGACCTACAAGTTCTTCAAAGGCCTTATTGCAGTCATGATAAATGCCATTAATATCACGGTAAAATACAGGGGCCGGAATGGTATCCTTCAGGGCCTGAATGAAGTTGATTTCACGCTTAAGGTCCCTCTCAACATTTTTTCTCTGGCTTATATCAAGAATAACCCCTACGATTCCGTCAACAGTGCCGTCTGCCCTTAACTTGGCAGTCTTGGAGAACATTACATCAAAAATCTCACCGTCTGAGTTATTTATCCTGTACTCATACTGCTGAAGATGAGGATTATTTAAGATCTCACGGTCCCTTTCTGCATAGAAATCAGCAAAATCCTTATTGAAGAAATGGTGAATATCCTTTCCGATGATCTCATCACGCGAAAGTCCTACAAGTTCTTCAAAAGCCTTATTGCAGTCATGATAGATGCCGTATTCATCACGGAAGAAGAAAGGAGCCGGAATGGTATCTTTCAGGGCCTGAATGAAATTAATCTCTTCATTGATACTTTTTTCCATCTTCTTCCGGTCACTGATGTCAACTATAACGCCCACAATACCATCAACTGTCCCGTCAGCCCTGTAACGGGCAGTTTTTGAGAAGAGAACATCTAAAATTTCACCCATGGAGTTGTTTATCTGGTATTCATACTGCTGAAGATGCGGGCTGTCAATAATCTCCCGATCCATCTTTGCATACCATTCAGCCAGGTCTTTATTGAAGAAATCATGAATATTTTTACCAACTATTTCACTGCGTGGAAGACCTACAAGTTCTTCAAAAGCCTTATTACAGTCATGGTAGACGCCATTCACATCACGGTAAAATACAGGTGCAGGAATTGTGTACATCAGTGCCTGGACATAATTGACCTTCTCCTGAAGCCACTCCTCCATGAGTTTCTGATCAGTCATATCCCTTCCGACAGACTGGTATTCAGATATATTGCCTCTTTCATCAAATATCGCGGTGTCATTCCACTGCTGCCACCGTACCGAGCCGTCAGGAAGTATAATTCTGTGCTCTATGCTGTCAAAAGGATTTTCGGGCGTAAGGGATTTCAGGTGACTTCTGATTGCATTCTGCTCAGAATCAGGTATATTTGGAACAAATATTTCACCGACAATCTTTTGGCTGTCAAGCCCGTAATACCGGCAGAAAGCATCATTTACAAAGCCAATTGTCCCGTCCGGCAAAAACCTGCATATCAGTTCGGTCTGACTTTCAACAACAGCACGATATCTCTCTTCACTTTTTTTAAGTTCTATTTCAGCCTTTTTTCTCGAATAAGCCTGAAAAATCATATTTTTCAGTTCTGCAAACTGTGCTGTAGGTTTGCCCCCTTTCTGAAGATAAAAATCAGCACCGTTATTTATTGCTTCAATGAGGACATCTTCACGCCCCCTTCCCGAAAATATGATAAACGGTGTAGGATCACCTCCGGCTTTCAGGGTTTTTAAAAATTCAATCCCGTCTATATGTGGCATCTCATAATCAGAAAGAATTACATCAAAGCAGTCAGATTCAAGAATTTTTAAAGCCTCACTCAC
The sequence above is a segment of the Methanoplanus limicola DSM 2279 genome. Coding sequences within it:
- a CDS encoding P-loop NTPase; this translates as MKIAVASGKGGTGKSTVSVNLAYTLALKEKVVLADCDVEEPNLHLFFNAEETEKEVRVPLPAFDMEKCTLCGDCARFCNYGALIVGKEKLLFLKEMCHSCGGCRILCPASAVSETEVTIGRILTSKPTENLTLITGILNIGEIKAPEVIKDVKITAEKIPDSQITILDSPPGTACSMVETVDSIDFSILVAESTPFGMHDIKLAAEVVKERNIPACIVINRSDGQDGAIEKLSEEMGIPILMRIPFEKEIARIQGNGEILSAHSEKYRREFLDLFERIKENTGGTA
- a CDS encoding ATP-binding protein, which encodes MKKIAVISGKGGTGKTIVTGALADQLNAKMIICDADADASNLDLILKPEILRRIPHAGLKIAEIDQDKCIGCGECYEFCRFDSVIDRKDGTYLIDSLKCEGCGVCGLVCPAECIELKENICGEVFISRSPYGTVVHSELKAGSGATGLLVHEIKKYALEEVTDEELMLIDGPPGIGCPLQSTMSGTDYALIVTEPSQSGLHDLKRLVKVLEKLPVEIFACINKADLNPEITEEITSYLTDSEVPMLGTIPFDKNVIESVRNGIPVTKTDSPASDAVKDICNNLSEKIL
- a CDS encoding DUF134 domain-containing protein; this encodes MGDENEFRGRGRGRPRKMRYMDNTGSSEYFEPTSPGRGENEFVRILPEELESIRLVDLEGDNQETAASRMGVSRRTLWRDLHEGRQKVADALVNRKLIIISNENIHKDNYPGRGRCRRRFDECPYYDEDNKPESDK
- a CDS encoding NifB/NifX family molybdenum-iron cluster-binding protein, whose amino-acid sequence is MKLAIAKQGETVSEHFGQCEGFMLFVIEGGEIKSEEFVESPEHKPGVIPEFLASVGVTDVIAGGMGGGAVNIFNSKGINVFTGISGPIRAVAEEFAKGNIESSGSICSHTHSH
- a CDS encoding PAS domain S-box protein produces the protein MIRILHVDDEKSLIDLTKIYLEKKGEFRVTSASSVSEALKILESDCFDVILSDYEMPHIDGIEFLKTLKAGGDPTPFIIFSGRGREDVLIEAINNGADFYLQKGGKPTAQFAELKNMIFQAYSRKKAEIELKKSEERYRAVVESQTELICRFLPDGTIGFVNDAFCRYYGLDSQKIVGEIFVPNIPDSEQNAIRSHLKSLTPENPFDSIEHRIILPDGSVRWQQWNDTAIFDERGNISEYQSVGRDMTDQKLMEEWLQEKVNYVQALMYTIPAPVFYRDVNGVYHDCNKAFEELVGLPRSEIVGKNIHDFFNKDLAEWYAKMDREIIDSPHLQQYEYQINNSMGEILDVLFSKTARYRADGTVDGIVGVIVDISDRKKMEKSINEEINFIQALKDTIPAPFFFRDEYGIYHDCNKAFEELVGLSRDEIIGKDIHHFFNKDFADFYAERDREILNNPHLQQYEYRINNSDGEIFDVMFSKTAKLRADGTVDGIVGVILDISQRKNVERDLKREINFIQALKDTIPAPVFYRDINGIYHDCNKAFEELVGLSKEEILGRNIHDFFNDDLADLYSVRDKEIIDNPHLQQYEHKINNSEGEIIDVMFSKTALHNPDGSVAGIVGVILDISRRTRMEEALRGNEEMMRTLADYTYDWESWVGPDSSYIYISPSCERITGYKPEEFMADPMAIMNDIVHPDDLEMLIDHYSGIDENNTDVAHFDFRIILPDGGLKWISHYCQPVYHEDGTWAGRRETKRDITQRKLAEEQLSIANSKLNLLSNVTRHDVLNQVTAVLGYLELIREFSGRDDDVSEMVSKIEILMNTIQHQLLFTKDYQEIGITTPVWQDLDSCIWDVSYLLDLNDSEVFVDVGSYEILADNLLKKVFYNFAENSLRHGGGKLTEIRFTTEEENGFLKIIYEDNGGGILYADKDKIMLKGFGKNTGYGLFLSHNVLSMTGMSLRECGVPGEGVRFEITVPAGNYRVKSSGT